From a region of the Apteryx mantelli isolate bAptMan1 chromosome 20, bAptMan1.hap1, whole genome shotgun sequence genome:
- the LOC136993772 gene encoding olfactory receptor 226-like has translation MSFDRYVAICQPLHYAAIMKQQLCTRLVGAGWVIGFTLSSYHLVLLSKLTFCGPNKIQHFFCDNSPLFKLSCSDTTLLWKADSILISFVVLGSLCLILVSYMCIFHCILHMSSASGRKKAFATCSSHLTALAIVYGSCIVLYAQPTEEVSLETNRIVALLNTV, from the coding sequence atgtcctttgaccgctacgttgccatctgccaacctttgcattatgctgccatcatgaagcagcagctctgcacccgtctggttggtgctgggtgggtcataggcttcacactctcgagttaccacctggtcctcctctcaaagctgactttctgtggccccaacaagatccagcattttttctgtgacaactcccccttattcaaactctcctgctctgacaccaccctgctttggaaagcagactccattctgatatcatttgtagtgctgggttccttatgtttaatcctggtgtcctacatgtgcatcttccactgtattctgcacatgtcatcagcatctgggaggaagaaagcttttgctacatgttcttcccatctcactgccttagccattgtctatggaagctgcattgttctctatgcacagcccacagaagaggtttccttggagaccaacagaattgtagctttgctgaacactgtc